A section of the Phacochoerus africanus isolate WHEZ1 chromosome 4, ROS_Pafr_v1, whole genome shotgun sequence genome encodes:
- the CALR gene encoding calreticulin: MLLPVPLLLGLVGLAAAEPTVYFKEQFLDGDGWTDRWIESKHKPDFGRFVLSSGKFYGDQEKDKGLQTSQDARFYALSARFEPFSNKGQTLVVQFTVKHEQNIDCGGGYVKLFPDGLDQTDMHGDSEYNIMFGPDICGPGTKKVHVIFNYKGKNVLINKDIRCKDDEFTHLYTLIVRPDNTYEVKIDNSQVESGSLEDDWDFLPPKKIKDPDAVKPEDWDERAKIDDPTDSKPEDWDKPEHIPDPDAKKPEDWDEEMDGEWEPPVIQNPEYKGEWKPRQIDNPDYKGTWIHPEIDNPEYSPDSNIYAYENFAVLGLDLWQVKSGTIFDNFLITNDEAYAEEFGNETWGVTKAAEKQMKDKQDEEQRLKEEEEEKKRKEEEEADKEDEEDKDEEEEEEDEKEEEEEEDAAAGQAKDEL; this comes from the exons ATGCTGCTCCCAGTCCCACTACTGCTCGGCCTTGTCGGCCTGGCCGCCGCTGAACCTACTGTTTACTTCAAGGAGCAGTTTCTGGACGGAG ACGGGTGGACTGATCGCTGGATTGAATCCAAACACAAACCGGATTTTGGCAGATTCGTTCTCAGTTCCGGCAAATTCTACGGTGACCAGGAGAAAGATAAAG GGCTACAGACAAGCCAGGATGCCCGGTTTTACGCTCTGTCGGCCAGATTTGAGCCCTTCAGCAACAAGGGTCAGACGCTGGTAGTGCAGTTCACGGTGAAACACGAACAGAACATCGACTGTGGGGGTGGATACGTGAAGCTGTTTCCAGATGGTTTGGACCAGACAGACATGCATGGAGACTCCGAATACAACATCATGTTTG GCCCGGACATCTGTGGCCCTGGCACCAAGAAAGTTCATGTCATCTTCAACTACAAGGGCAAGAACGTGCTCATCAATAAGGATATCCGTTGCAAG GATGATGAATTCACACACCTGTACACACTGATTGTGCGGCCCGATAATACTTATGAGGTGAAGATTGACAACAGTCAGGTGGAGTCAGGCTCCTTGGAGGACGATTGGGACTTCTTGCCGCCTAAGAAGATAAAGGATCCTGATGCTGTGAAGCCTGAAGACTGGGACGAGCGAGCCAAAATTGATGACCCTACAGACTCCAAACCTGAG GACTGGGACAAGCCTGAACACATTCCTGACCCTGATGCTAAGAAGCCCGAAGACTGGGATGAAGAGATGGATGGAGAGTGGGAACCGCCAGTGATACAGAACCCAGAGTACAAG GGTGAGTGGAAGCCCCGGCAGATTGACAACCCTGATTACAAGGGCACTTGGATCCACCCAGAAATAGACAACCCTGAGTACTCCCCTGATAGCAACATCTATGCCTATGAAAACTTTGCTGTGCTGGGCCTGGATCTCTGGCAG GTCAAGTCTGGTACCATCTTTGACAACTTCCTCATCACCAACGATGAGGCCTACGCTGAGGAGTTTGGCAACGAGACATGGGGTGTTACGAAG GCagcagaaaagcaaatgaaagacaAGCAGGATGAAGAGCAGAGgctaaaggaggaggaggaggagaagaagcgcaaggaagaggaggaggcagacaAGGAAGACGAGGAGGacaaggatgaggaggaggaggaggaggatgagaaggaggaggaggaggaggaag